One part of the Microbacterium aurugineum genome encodes these proteins:
- a CDS encoding glutamine amidotransferase-related protein: MASLLYVCVRPEIGAADAEHASFRRALGVDVVDRLDLLQTPLHIERLRGYRGVVVGGSPFNVSDTVKSAEQLRVEADLRTLADAAMAAEIAVFFTCFSIGVVTRMLGGEVVTDTPEPASATVIDVTEAGAADPVFGPSGPALTVFTAHKESSASTPPGAVLLATNEACLVQAYRVGTHLYAAQFHPEPTPRDFADRMTFYRTTGYFDPEEFDAVQQQVLAASVTEGAALLRRFGETFA, encoded by the coding sequence GCGGCGGACGCCGAGCATGCGTCCTTCCGACGGGCGCTCGGCGTCGACGTCGTCGATCGACTCGACCTGCTGCAGACACCGCTGCACATCGAGCGTCTACGCGGATACCGCGGCGTCGTGGTCGGGGGCTCCCCGTTCAACGTCTCCGACACCGTGAAGTCCGCGGAGCAGCTGCGGGTCGAAGCCGACCTCCGCACACTGGCCGACGCGGCGATGGCCGCCGAGATCGCGGTGTTCTTCACCTGCTTCAGCATCGGTGTCGTGACCCGCATGCTCGGGGGCGAGGTCGTGACGGACACTCCCGAGCCCGCGAGCGCCACCGTGATCGATGTGACCGAAGCCGGCGCCGCCGATCCCGTGTTCGGGCCGAGCGGCCCCGCTCTCACGGTGTTCACGGCACACAAGGAGAGTTCGGCGAGCACCCCGCCGGGCGCGGTGCTCCTGGCGACCAATGAGGCCTGCCTGGTGCAGGCCTACCGCGTGGGCACGCACCTGTATGCAGCGCAGTTCCATCCGGAGCCCACTCCCCGCGACTTCGCGGACCGGATGACGTTCTACCGCACCACCGGCTACTTCGACCCGGAAGAGTTCGACGCGGTGCAGCAGCAGGTGCTCGCCGCATCGGTCACCGAGGGCGCCGCGCTTCTGCGCCGCTTCGGCGAGACCTTCGCCTGA